One window of the Salvia miltiorrhiza cultivar Shanhuang (shh) chromosome 6, IMPLAD_Smil_shh, whole genome shotgun sequence genome contains the following:
- the LOC130990470 gene encoding uncharacterized protein At2g29880-like — protein MGDSQPQDSKKRAVYEAWTQEQSDALLGILAESAIRGWRDNSGIFSKATVEERILPVLNEKLRSNKNYNHYQSRIKWFKSRWNAYSTLLKFNSGFGYDNDTKKFTAPDEVWDAYIEAHPKDAYLRTGSFSDYDELRLAVGNGVAVGRNAIGVGSATDARTIGVDESRGPLIEELNYDAANEAFVVLGEDDPPLSGSKSPLESTEVPVESTQRRAPAKRSRGQFETNSGHTENSSHQELMVEIKKVTSTMDRIESLFVKRDTTLERREKEKSFTTWDAILEIPDLSEDDHYTAFDLLVTKSQKDGFMKMTVPERKRWIEFKTRK, from the exons atgggAGACTCTCAACCACAAGATTCCAAAAAAAGGGCAGTGTATGAAGCATGGACGCAGGAACAAAGTGATGCCTTGTTAGGAATTCTGGCTGAATCTGCAATTAGGGGATGGCGCGATAATAGTGGTATATTTAGCAAAGCAACAGTAGAGGAAAGGATATTGCCTGTTCTCAATGAAAAACTTAGGtccaataaaaattataatcactaCCAAAGTCGTATCAAATGGTTTAAGAGCCGTTGGAATGCGTATTCAACACTCTTGAAGTTTAACTCTGGTTTTGGTTATGACAACGACACCAAAAAATTCACGGCCCCAGATGAAGTATGGGATGCGTATATAGAG gCTCACCCAAAAGATGCATACTTACGCACTGGGAGTTTTTCGGATTATGATGAATTGAGGCTTGCTGTTGGAAACGGTGTAGCTGTAGGAAGAAACGCAATTGGAGTGGGCAGTGCTACTGATGCTAGGACAATAGGAGTTGATGAAAGTAGAGGTCCGCTCATAGAGGAGTTGAATTACGATGCTGCTAATGAGGCGTTTGTAGTACTGGGTGAAGATGATCCACCGTTATCCGGCTCCAAATCACCTTTGGAGTCCACTGAAGTGCCTGTGGAGTCCACTCAGAGAAGAGCTCCCGCCAAAAGAAGCAGAGGCCAGTTTGAGACAAATTCAGGCCACACTGAAAATAGTTCGCATCAGGAGCTCATggtagaaattaaaaaagtcACTAGCACAATGGATCGAATTGAAAGCCTCTTCGTGAAACGAGATACTACGCTGGAGAgaagagaaaaggaaaaaagtttTACAACTTGGGATGCTATCTTAGAAATTCCTGATTTGAGTGAAGATGACCACTACACAGCATTTGACTTGCTTGTTACAAAGTCACAAAAAGATGGATTTATGAAAATGACTGTTCCTGAACGCAAAAGATGGATAGAATTCAAGACTAGGAAATAG
- the LOC130988552 gene encoding uncharacterized protein LOC130988552: protein MTKPAALPLAFRISSSPTKFLCHFNAPKPVSIVVGCHLILGSNKRRALDQFLSAGPRNCMTNHFLNCSLLGGRSFSSSSLNKAAETSEKPLPWLAASVEGGERRKGVKNWASKGVKSSWEESAEKFLKGGVSTVENDEMPKLESTRNGFRNRSSNYVEREEDEGEDEVENDSRWYNIRKKYDNYVEARPAPERPDVRRWSKQESWGRKTWKEAKESTVPRIVGEGVYGVGPVLAALSAGRREFYALYVQEGLDLSSNNRKKKDKKGFEKILKMADKIGLSKNELSKHDLNMVVDNRPHQGLVLDASPLEMVGIKELDVVSTEGEKGPLWLALDEVTDPQNLGAIIRSAYFFGAAGVVLCAKNSAPLSGVVSKASAGSLELMELRSCKNMMQFLTSSAGNGWRVLGGAVSPRAIPLNEVVPGAPTILVLGSEGTGLRPLVERSCTQLIRIPGNPPVDLMPTGDENVDNVESPGQEFTSFLAVESLNVSVAAGVLLNHLTGSGYDRAGHT, encoded by the coding sequence ATGACCAAGCCTGCAGCATTACCTTTAGCATTTAGGATTTCTTCGAGTCCCACAAAGTTCCTTTGTCACTTTAACGCTCCAAAGCCCGTCTCCATTGTTGTTGGCTGCCATCTAATTCTTGGGTCAAATAAAAGAAGAGCTCTCGACCAATTTCTATCTGCCGGGCCCAGAAATTGTATGACAAATCATTTTCTGAACTGTTCGCTATTGGGAGGGAGGAGTTTTTCGAGTTCGAGTTTAAACAAGGCGGCTGAAACAAGTGAAAAGCCTCTTCCTTGGTTAGCTGCATCCGTGGAAGGAGGGGAACGTAGAAAAGGTGTGAAAAATTGGGCAAGCAAGGGGGTTAAGTCTTCATGGGAGGAGTCGGCGGAAAAGTTTTTGAAAGGTGGTGTTTCCACGGTAGAGAATGATGAAATGCCTAAATTAGAGAGCACGAGAAATGGATTTAGGAATAGAAGTAGTAATTATGTGGAGCGTGAGGAGGATGAGGGGGAGGATGAGGTCGAGAATGATTCTAGGTGGTATAACATTAGGAAGAAGTATGACAACTATGTTGAGGCGAGGCCAGCGCCTGAAAGACCGGATGTTAGGAGATGGAGCAAACAAGAAAGCTGGGGTAGGAAGACATGGAAAGAAGCTAAGGAATCTACAGTGCCAAGAATAGTGGGAGAAGGGGTGTATGGAGTTGGTCCTGTTCTGGCTGCTCTTTCAGCTGGTCGGAGAGAATTCTATGCGTTGTATGTTCAGGAAGGGTTGGACTTGAGTAGTAATAATAGGAAGAAAAAGGATAAGAAGGGGTTTGAGAAAATCTTGAAGATGGCAGACAAGATTGGACTGAGCAAAAACGAGCTGTCCAAGCATGATCTCAACATGGTTGTTGATAATAGGCCTCATCAGGGCTTGGTTCTGGATGCATCTCCCTTGGAAATGGTTGGTATAAAGGAGTTGGACGTGGTTTCTACGGAGGGAGAGAAGGGCCCTCTTTGGTTGGCACTGGATGAGGTTACTGACCCTCAGAATCTGGGAGCAATTATCCGGTCTGCTTACTTTTTTGGGGCTGCTGGAGTAGTGTTGTGTGCTAAGAACTCGGCTCCTTTGAGTGGTGTTGTGAGCAAAGCCAGTGCTGGCTCGCTGGAATTAATGGAACTTAGATCTTGTAAGAATATGATGCAGTTCTTGACATCCTCAGCTGGAAATGGTTGGCGGGTTCTTGGAGGCGCTGTTTCTCCAAGAGCTATTCCATTGAATGAAGTTGTTCCCGGTGCTCCAACTATACTGGTTCTAGGAAGTGAGGGAACTGGTTTGAGGCCATTGGTGGAAAGATCATGCACTCAATTAATTAGGATTCCTGGAAATCCACCAGTGGATTTGATGCCGACAGGAGATGAGAATGTGGACAATGTTGAGAGTCCTGGTCAAGAGTTCACATCCTTCTTGGCGGTGGAAAGCTTGAATGTAAGTGTTGCAGCTGGTGTTCTGCTCAATCACTTGACTGGAAGCGGCTATGATAGAGCTGGCCATACATGA
- the LOC130988553 gene encoding ribosomal RNA small subunit methyltransferase-like: MAGGKIRKERPQRGGATHFQGGIPFHKSKGQHILKNPLLVDSIVQKSGIKHTDTILEIGPGTGNLTKKLLEAGKCVIAVELDPRMVLELERRFQGTPYSSRLKVIQGDVLKCDLPYFDICVANIPYQISSPLTFKLLSHRPLFRCAVIMFQREFAMRLVAQPGDSLYCRLSVNTQLLARVNHLLKVGRNNFRPPPKVDSSVVRIEPRKPLPPVNFKEWDGLVRICFNRKNKTLGALFRQKGILALLEKNFKTLQALQLKSDGFDQDAEIAQSLSALGNTLGDMSIDAEEEWKDDDDDMEMDDGGDAKGSDFKNKILGVLKSGDFEDKRASKLAQADFMHLLSLFNKAGIHFS, from the coding sequence ATGGCGGGAGGCAAAATCAGGAAAGAGAGGCCCCAAAGAGGCGGCGCCACCCACTTCCAGGGAGGAATCCCGTTCCACAAGTCGAAAGGCCAGCATATACTGAAGAACCCTCTCCTGGTCGACTCAATCGTCCAGAAATCTGGCATAAAACACACCGACACCATCCTCGAGATCGGTCCGGGTACTGGAAATCTCACGAAGAAGCTTCTCGAAGCCGGTAAATGCGTCATCGCCGTCGAGCTCGACCCGCGCATGGTGTTGGAGCTGGAGCGCCGCTTCCAAGGAACTCCCTACTCCAGCCGATTGAAGGTCATCCAAGGCGACGTCCTTAAATGCGATCTCCCTTACTTCGACATCTGCGTTGCCAACATCCCCTACCAGATCTCCTCCCCGCTCACCTTCAAATTGCTGTCTCACCGCCCGCTGTTCCGGTGCGCGGTGATCATGTTCCAGCGGGAATTCGCGATGCGGCTCGTCGCTCAGCCCGGCGACAGCCTGTACTGTCGCCTCTCCGTTAACACGCAGCTTCTGGCTAGGGTTAATCACCTGCTCAAGGTCGGGAGGAACAATTTCCGGCCGCCGCCAAAGGTCGATTCCTCCGTCGTCAGAATCGAGCCGAGGAAGCCGCTGCCGCCGGTGAATTTCAAGGAGTGGGACGGACTGGTTCGCATCTGCTTCAATCGGAAGAACAAAACCCTAGGCGCGTTATTCAGGCAGAAGGGGATCCTCGCGTTGCTTGAGAAGAATTTCAAGACGCTGCAAGCGTTGCAGCTGAAATCAGATGGATTCGATCAGGATGCCGAGATTGCGCAGAGCTTATCTGCTTTGGGGAATACACTGGGGGATATGAGCATTGATGCTGAGGAAGAATGGAAAGACGACGATGATGATATGGAGATGGATGATGGCGGAGATGCCAAGGGCTCTGATTTTAAAAACAAGATTTTGGGGGTTTTAAAATCGGGTGATTTTGAGGATAAAAGAGCCTCAAAACTTGCTCAAGCTGATTTTATGCACCTTCTTTCTTTGTTTAATAAGGCTGGAATTCACTTTTCTTAa
- the LOC130988554 gene encoding mitochondrial import inner membrane translocase subunit TIM17-2-like, whose product MNGNSKRMEYPVDREPCPDRILDDVGGSFAMGAVGGSAFHFLRGVVNSPRGERFVGATQAVRMNVPRIGGSFAVWGGLYSTFNCSLAYLRNKEDAWNAIIAAASTGSLLQMRRGLRAASLSALLSGSLMVLIYGTEITLNKIRSTQGVIVEDHPPQEKKSGEILESFDPPTPPTFD is encoded by the coding sequence ATGAATGGAAACAGCAAAAGAATGGAATACCCGGTAGATCGAGAACCCTGCCCCGATCGCATCCTCGACGACGTAGGCGGTTCCTTCGCCATGGGCGCCGTGGGCGGCTCCGCCTTCCACTTCCTGAGGGGCGTCGTCAACTCCCCGAGAGGCGAGCGCTTCGTCGGCGCCACCCAGGCCGTCCGCATGAACGTCCCCCGCATCGGCGGCAGCTTCGCCGTCTGGGGCGGCCTCTACTCCACCTTCAACTGCTCCTTGGCGTACCTCCGCAACAAGGAGGATGCTTGGAACGCCAtcatcgccgccgcctccaccggcAGCCTCCTCCAGATGCGCCGCGGCCTGCGCGCGGCCTCCCTCTCCGCCTTGCTGAGCGGGTCGCTGATGGTTTTGATTTATGGGACCGAGATCACGCTGAATAAGATCAGGAGCACGCAAGGGGTTATCGTTGAGGATCATCCCCCTCAGGAGAAGAAGAGCGGCGAGATTCTCGAGAGCTTCGACCCGCCCACCCCTCCCACTTTCGACTAA